The following proteins are co-located in the Brevibacillus laterosporus DSM 25 genome:
- a CDS encoding DNA gyrase/topoisomerase IV subunit B — protein sequence MADNRALSYTEDDIQVLEGLIAVRKRPGMYIGSTGSRGLHHLVWEIVDNAKDEALAGVNDRIIVTLYPDGSVSVEDHGRGIPTGMHKSGRPVPEVIFTTLHAGGKFGGGGYKKSGGLHGVGSSVVVALSRWLEVEIHREGNIYKQRFEYLVDKNGQELVGKAVTGLDIVGKSKRTGTTVTFQPDPEVFTTTKFDYETLRDRFRETAFLLKGLRMVLIDKRTSETRKEEFYYEEGIKSYVEYLNEGKNALHSVVYFDGEKDNVYVELAFQYNDGYTETLASYVNSIPTNDGGTHVTGFKNATTRIFNDFARKKGYIKEKDPNLTGNDLREGFLGVLSLQMSDVQFESQTKDKLGNEEARTIVEQIISEKLGFFLEENPEIAKLLIDKALKSMQIREELRKQREALRGDKKGKGTKKRKSISEKFAPPQYKNPSINELFLVEGDSAGGSAKQARNSEYQAIFGLKGKPLNTEKAKLSDVLSNEEFRTILEVLETDIGEEFSIENCAFDKIIIMSDADVDGSHIQALLLTFFFRYMQPLIASNKLYIAQPPLYQVAKDGGKGKKGAESYYCWDDEELDIALKKLGKGAKITRYKGLGEMNPDQLWETTMDPENRKLIQVSLADRAHCEKLITVLMGDKVPPRREWIETHVTFEVGEDE from the coding sequence ATGGCTGATAATCGAGCACTATCATATACCGAAGACGATATTCAGGTCCTGGAAGGCTTGATCGCCGTACGTAAAAGACCTGGTATGTATATAGGCTCCACCGGATCACGCGGTTTGCACCACTTAGTGTGGGAGATCGTGGATAATGCTAAAGATGAAGCTTTGGCTGGCGTGAACGATCGTATTATTGTCACTCTTTATCCGGATGGTAGCGTAAGTGTGGAGGACCACGGTCGCGGTATACCAACAGGTATGCATAAATCTGGACGTCCAGTGCCAGAGGTCATTTTTACCACGCTTCACGCAGGTGGTAAATTTGGCGGTGGCGGGTATAAAAAAAGCGGTGGTTTACATGGAGTTGGCTCCAGCGTCGTTGTTGCTTTATCTCGCTGGCTAGAAGTAGAAATCCACCGAGAAGGGAACATTTATAAACAACGCTTTGAATACTTGGTGGACAAGAATGGACAGGAACTTGTAGGTAAAGCGGTAACGGGCCTTGATATTGTAGGAAAGTCTAAGCGTACAGGGACAACCGTAACGTTCCAACCAGATCCGGAGGTATTTACAACCACTAAATTTGATTACGAAACCTTGCGTGACCGCTTCCGTGAAACAGCTTTTCTGTTGAAAGGCTTACGCATGGTGTTAATTGATAAACGTACGTCAGAGACACGTAAAGAAGAATTCTATTATGAAGAAGGCATTAAATCATACGTAGAGTATTTAAACGAGGGAAAAAACGCTCTCCATTCTGTTGTTTACTTTGATGGAGAGAAGGATAATGTGTACGTAGAGTTAGCCTTCCAATACAATGATGGCTATACTGAGACACTAGCTTCGTATGTAAATTCGATCCCTACAAATGATGGTGGAACGCATGTCACTGGCTTTAAAAATGCCACCACAAGGATTTTTAATGACTTTGCCCGCAAGAAAGGGTATATCAAAGAAAAAGATCCTAATTTGACCGGGAATGATTTACGTGAAGGTTTTCTAGGTGTGTTATCCCTGCAAATGTCTGATGTTCAGTTTGAATCACAAACGAAAGACAAATTGGGTAATGAAGAAGCACGTACCATTGTAGAACAGATTATCTCGGAAAAATTGGGCTTTTTCCTAGAAGAAAATCCGGAAATCGCTAAGCTATTAATTGATAAAGCATTAAAATCGATGCAAATTCGTGAGGAGCTTCGCAAACAAAGAGAAGCGTTGCGCGGGGACAAAAAGGGGAAGGGTACTAAGAAGCGTAAATCCATTTCTGAAAAATTTGCACCACCTCAATATAAAAATCCGAGTATTAATGAGCTTTTCCTAGTTGAGGGTGATTCGGCAGGGGGATCTGCTAAGCAAGCTCGTAACTCCGAATATCAAGCGATTTTTGGTTTGAAAGGAAAGCCGTTGAACACGGAGAAGGCTAAATTATCCGATGTTTTATCTAACGAAGAGTTCAGAACGATTTTAGAAGTGCTGGAGACAGATATCGGTGAAGAATTTTCCATAGAAAATTGTGCGTTTGATAAAATTATTATCATGTCAGACGCAGACGTGGATGGTTCGCATATCCAAGCGCTGTTATTAACCTTCTTCTTCCGATATATGCAGCCGCTTATTGCCTCTAATAAGCTTTATATTGCTCAGCCACCTCTTTATCAAGTAGCTAAAGATGGTGGAAAAGGCAAGAAGGGTGCAGAATCCTATTATTGCTGGGATGATGAAGAACTGGACATCGCTCTGAAAAAGTTAGGTAAAGGGGCAAAAATTACGCGTTATAAAGGCTTAGGTGAGATGAACCCAGATCAATTATGGGAGACGACAATGGACCCTGAGAACCGGAAGTTAATCCAAGTGTCTCTTGCAGATCGGGCTCACTGTGAAAAATTAATTACGGTTTTAATGGGCGATAAAGTCCCTCCTCGCCGTGAATGGATCGAAACCCATGTCACATTTGAAGTAGGAGAGGATGAGTAG
- a CDS encoding YebC/PmpR family DNA-binding transcriptional regulator, producing the protein MPKFKLFAGKKGAADQKKNNQYVKLARQIYVEARNGGPDPNANLKLKAIIANARAINMPNDNIERAIKKATDSGQGDNYEEIRYEGYAPGGVAVIVECLSDNRNRTAADVRSIFGKRGGNMGETGSVSFMFDRKGAIVIDREQFEVDEDTMLMQALEAGAEDLIVTEEEYEVITHPHEMEQVKQALEAEGYKFANAEVQWIPQNTVKVAGEDAEKILKMMEAFEENDDVQNVYANYDIDKEELERIQG; encoded by the coding sequence ATGCCAAAGTTTAAGTTATTTGCAGGAAAAAAAGGTGCAGCCGATCAAAAGAAAAACAATCAATATGTTAAGTTAGCTCGTCAAATTTATGTAGAAGCTAGAAACGGCGGACCTGACCCCAATGCAAACCTGAAACTAAAAGCAATTATTGCCAATGCACGAGCTATTAATATGCCCAATGACAATATTGAGCGTGCGATTAAAAAAGCTACGGACAGTGGCCAAGGGGATAATTACGAAGAAATCCGTTATGAAGGATATGCTCCAGGCGGCGTAGCTGTTATCGTAGAATGCTTGTCTGATAATCGAAATCGTACAGCCGCTGACGTTCGCTCTATTTTTGGTAAACGCGGTGGTAATATGGGTGAAACAGGCTCTGTAAGCTTCATGTTTGACCGTAAAGGTGCGATTGTTATTGACCGTGAACAATTTGAAGTTGATGAAGATACAATGCTGATGCAAGCCCTAGAAGCTGGTGCAGAGGATTTGATCGTGACAGAGGAAGAATACGAAGTCATTACGCATCCTCACGAAATGGAGCAAGTAAAGCAGGCTTTGGAAGCAGAGGGATACAAATTTGCCAATGCTGAAGTACAGTGGATTCCACAAAACACTGTCAAGGTTGCAGGCGAAGATGCTGAAAAAATCCTGAAGATGATGGAAGCATTTGAAGAAAATGACGACGTGCAAAATGTGTATGCGAATTACGACATCGATAAAGAAGAGCTGGAACGTATTCAAGGCTAA
- a CDS encoding general stress protein — protein sequence MLSATKPFVKLHKYDEHLVADIEALNSSGYAKDDIYVLKWNPDKNHSNQRDNFYKYSTHFEKAKGHIDGKANFFDNGGKELRSKLEHIGLTKDEASALVRELEETDKTCILAVHDLKDNIIEMNTLYNQ from the coding sequence GTGCTAAGTGCAACGAAACCGTTTGTAAAGCTGCATAAGTACGACGAGCATCTGGTGGCTGACATTGAGGCACTCAATTCATCTGGTTATGCTAAAGATGACATTTATGTGTTGAAATGGAATCCTGATAAAAATCATTCCAATCAACGCGACAATTTTTACAAATATAGTACTCATTTTGAAAAAGCAAAAGGCCATATCGACGGCAAAGCCAATTTTTTTGACAATGGTGGGAAGGAATTACGTTCTAAGCTCGAACATATTGGACTAACCAAAGACGAAGCCTCAGCCCTAGTTCGAGAACTGGAAGAAACGGATAAAACCTGCATCTTGGCTGTGCATGATTTAAAAGATAATATTATTGAAATGAATACGCTATATAATCAGTAG
- a CDS encoding DUF1292 domain-containing protein codes for MENEKDLALGDIITLDDENGEEMGDFEVIAMFELNNKQFVALTEATEEDEIDEEGEIDIYVFGIEEGELVPLLEEEEEAAHAKLHETMEGIELIDRTHE; via the coding sequence ATGGAAAACGAAAAAGATTTGGCTTTAGGTGATATCATCACACTTGACGATGAAAATGGCGAAGAAATGGGCGATTTTGAAGTAATCGCGATGTTTGAATTAAATAACAAACAATTTGTTGCACTTACGGAAGCAACCGAAGAAGACGAGATTGATGAAGAAGGCGAAATCGACATTTATGTGTTTGGTATTGAAGAGGGAGAACTAGTTCCATTGCTAGAAGAAGAGGAAGAAGCTGCTCATGCGAAATTGCATGAGACAATGGAAGGCATTGAACTAATTGACCGTACTCACGAGTAA
- a CDS encoding ABC transporter permease produces the protein MGNFFGNPLISKELRERFRSKRSIWILFSYLMVFGAVLLGYLTIMEKTNTFFLGEGDDLFLAMSALHYALICFIAPALAAGTISGERERQTLNILLTTQLSPRRIILSKLVTSLSFMFLLIMASLPLYSFVFLYGGVSPSQIFSIILFFAINILFFGSLGIFCSTWVKRTGVSTIIAYGIAFFFVVGTGFLLYFLVAILHYWYPDSNGIENFFLIKWLTYINPCIVGSRILGMTHFSSVSSSEDFYWGYFASFYLVLSVSLLCWSAYLLKPVRRPWTRKQESNGESARE, from the coding sequence ATGGGGAATTTTTTTGGTAATCCGCTTATTTCCAAAGAATTGCGAGAGAGATTTCGCTCTAAAAGGTCAATCTGGATTCTGTTTAGCTATCTAATGGTTTTTGGTGCTGTACTGCTGGGGTATTTAACCATTATGGAGAAAACTAACACGTTTTTTTTAGGAGAGGGAGATGATCTATTTTTGGCAATGTCCGCTCTGCATTATGCCTTGATTTGTTTTATTGCGCCGGCATTAGCAGCGGGAACAATTAGTGGTGAAAGGGAAAGGCAGACCCTTAATATCCTATTAACCACTCAATTATCGCCACGACGGATTATTTTAAGCAAGCTGGTTACATCCCTGTCTTTTATGTTTCTCTTAATTATGGCTTCTCTGCCTCTGTACAGCTTTGTATTCTTGTATGGTGGGGTATCGCCATCTCAAATTTTTAGTATCATTCTCTTTTTTGCTATCAACATCCTGTTTTTTGGCTCGTTAGGGATTTTTTGTTCAACATGGGTTAAACGAACCGGTGTAAGTACGATTATTGCATATGGAATTGCCTTTTTCTTTGTGGTAGGTACAGGGTTTCTCTTATACTTTTTGGTAGCGATTTTGCATTACTGGTATCCTGACAGTAATGGAATAGAAAATTTTTTCCTAATAAAGTGGTTAACCTATATTAATCCATGCATAGTCGGTTCACGTATTCTTGGCATGACGCATTTCTCTTCTGTATCGAGCAGTGAAGATTTTTATTGGGGCTATTTCGCAAGCTTTTATCTAGTGCTAAGTGTCAGCTTATTATGCTGGTCTGCATACTTATTAAAGCCAGTGCGCCGTCCCTGGACACGAAAACAAGAGAGCAACGGTGAAAGCGCTAGAGAATAG